TGTATCAGGTGCACCGACAATGACACCCATTGTCGCGATGGCACCCACGACCCCACCGCGCTGGTCGTGTACGAGTTTACCTCCTGTATAACCGATCAATAACGGTAACAGGTACGTAACCATCGGCCCCACCAGTTTGGCAAGGCTTTCATTTGGAAAGAACCCAGTTGGTATGAACAACGCTGTAATTAAACCCCAAGCGATAAATGCACCTATATTTGGCAGAACCATAGAACTGAGGAAGTTACCAAACTTTTGTACCGCAACTTTCATATTGGATTGCGCCACTTCTCTCATCCTTTCATGTATAAATAATAATTTCTTATTTTAATGATAGGCCTTCCATCATGGGGGTTTCAAGAATGATGAAAACTAACTTTGTCACCCTGGTGACGACAAACCTATTGTTTCTCTGAATGGGGAAGATATTCCGGTGGTGGATCAAGAAAAAAGGGAACAGCATGGTACTGTTCCCTTCAAGCGGTCAATCCAGCTTCACCTTAACCGAATCGTCCAAGTATTTGGTGGTGCTGTAGCCGTCGATGACAAGCTCTGTAGGCACGACGTCATCAGAGGAGCCGTCGTTGTAAAAATCAATGGTTTGTTCCGTTTCAAAGTAACGGGGCTGGTCCAGTTTCTCGTACTCATATGAACCCGGCTCATACTTCTTGCCATCCTTGTCCATCAATATGCCATCACCGCCACTGACTCCGATTGAGTAGTAATCTTCCTCTTCTTCCGCAGTCCGATAATATAAATAGTTCACATTTTCATATTCACGGTCTTTCGGCAAGTCGTGTGTGAGGGTCACCTGTGTCGGGCTACCGATTTTGATGTCATCGATGGTGATTGTGTTACCGAGATACTCTATCGTATCCGGCAACTCTTTATTTACATCTAGTTCAATGACTTTTTGATCCTTTACAAAAAGATGAGCCGCTCCAAATCGGATGGTCACATCTTTAGGATCATCAAAATAAAGCGTGTCAAAGGCCGTTTTAAAGGAATTCCATCCCTCATTATCAGAAGCTCCTCCATACATCATGCCTCCGAATTGATCCGCCTTCCATTTTTTATCTTTCGCTTCAATCGACTCAAAGGTCATCATGTCGATCCGCCCTTCCTTTTCTTGCTCCTGAAAGCTATATTCAAGAACCGTTGCAGTTGGCGCGATCGTCATTTGATCCAATCGGACCGGTATGCCTGCCACTTCCATCTTCTTATCCAGCTTATGGACACGGGATGTCTGCTTTTCGAATGGAATCTCAAAGCTCCACCCCCCTTCGGCAAATCTCATTTCCCCGCCGCCGATCCATTCGCCGGTTGAAGGATCTTCGTTTAATTGCATGAGTCGTACAATCTGTAATTTTATCGTCCCCTCGTCCACTGAGACCGGCTGGAGACTGATGGTTCCCCTATAGACATTTTTCTTATCATTATGTAGGTTTTCCTGATCCCGGGGAGGAGAATAGAAACTGGATTGCTCGTCCCTCTTCATGACATCGTATTCGTTTTCGATGATGACCCCTTCATAAGGGTTCATCATATAACGATTTCTCCCCTTCATGTCTTCTACTTCATAAAAGACGAGCGTCTGCACGTCATCCGCGACAACACTCTTGATCGTAACCTTTACACCGTCACTCTCCGACTCCAGGTCGAGACGTTCACCAAGATTGTGCTGGAGAATGGCCCGGAGCTGTTCATCATCCTCCGTGTAAGAATAGTAGAGACTAGCAAATCCACCTGTGATAAATCCCGTCACGATCAGGAGTACAAATAATCCTGCGAAGGAAAGAAGGATCGATTTCCGTTTCTTACTCCGTTTCTGTCTCTGTGCTTCCCTTTGATCCAGCCTTTTTCTGACTCTCTCCATGACATCTGGCGGGAGATGGGTCTCTTCTGCCAATTGGGCAAGGGCGAGGGTCACTTCCTGAAACGAAGCGAGGTCCTCCTGACAACCCGTGCAATGATATATATGTATTTCAAAATCCACCTTTTCCGGTCGATCCATCGTTCTTCCTAAGTAATCCAGATAATGCTTCTGATATTCGTGGCAGCCTTCTACTTCAGGGCCGTTCCCCATCGTTTCCCGTAACTTCCGTATGCCTCTGAATAAGCGGGATTTCACTTCATCAATCGGAATATCAAGTATACGGGCGGCGTCATCCTGGTCGCACCCTTTCATATAGACTAAGGCCACCGCTTCTTTTTCTGCTGCTCCCAGGTGATGAAATGGGTGAAAGGGATCATCATCTGAACTCAAAGATGGTTCCGATACCTTTTGGCATTCTTCCAGAAAAACCTTTGTAGCCGCAGCCGAATGAGCCTTCTTCCGTTTTCGACCTTCACCCTCAAGGCGGATAAGCGAGCGGTAAAAAAGATCCTCCATCTCCTGATGATGATTCGTGTAAACCCGAGCCAATGCATAGAAGGAATGCTTCTCCTCTTCGAACCGGGCAATGATCGATTCCATTTCCCTTTCATAGTTCCTGCTCACCGGTACGGGACCGGTTTCCAGTTTCGCCATAACCGTCTTCCCTCCTTCCTTTTTCCTACTCATAATTATTTCAAAATTCCCAATACTTCACAATGCTTTTCTTGAAAATTGATTGATTCCCCTGTTCTTTTGATACTAAAAGAGGTCTGGATCACTTGGATCCAGACCTCCTTCTTACTATTATAATCGATCGATTTCACCCAACTGGGATTGCATATCGAGCTTCACCATCTCTTGTGCTTTAGAAAAGGTGAACACTTCATTCGATACCCAGTGATTATATAATTTAGCCAGGGCGTTCCGGTGATAGACCGTGCCTTTCACCTCTGTAAAGAAATAGATGATCAAAAGGTTAGTCACGTCGACTGGAAGGTTCTTCTTACGTTCTATCCCCTTCAATGAGAGGATATCTAATCCTCTTAATGGACTGCCGATCACGGTTTCTGCCATGTGAAAATGATCGGCTGTCTGACATAATGCCACGAGATCCGGATTCAATTCTTCAAATTTCAAGTGAATTCCCCTTTTATATCGTACATAGATAGTGAACGAAAGATCGTTACACTTCAGGTCCTCTTAGATTGTAAGATTAACTACTATGTAGTATAACAAAAAAATGGTACAGGCAGACACTCCAGTGTGTTAATTTTTACTTAACCAAAACTCCATGACCTTTTCATTCGAGGAAGGATAGATCAACCTCTTCACCTGGAGCTCGGTCAAATAGCACTCCGTTACCCAACCAGGCAGGTCGACACTCTTCTCCTTCCATAGACGGGTTCGCTCCAAAGCATCCTCTACACTCATTTGCACCCATGTATCGGTGATCATATTCTCTCCATCACCGGATTCATCTTCCACCAATGGATGAAGGGAACGATTGTAATAAGGGATGCCATCACCGACGTGGCTTATGTTTCTCACCCATATGGTGCTTTCCCTGGGAAGGAAACCAATCGTCCTCGTACCTGACGTTTGCATCGTATTCTCCTCCAAATAGCAAAAACAACCGTCCCAATCACGGTCCTCTTCGTTTGGAAAGATTATTTCTGTCGTATATATCGTTTGACTGGTAAGAAACAGATTATGAACGACACGGTTGATGAACACCGGATTGTTCTCCTTATGTCTAGCAGGTGATCCACATATGAATCCATTTTGATGGAAACGGATCATCTTGACGAATTGCATGGCGCCCCCTCCTTCTACGGTGAATTTTATTCAAGGGCATACCTTGCCAAATTCACTCTATACTGGAGGTAATTCCCTATATAAAATGATTTCAAACAAAATATGATGAAGAATTTTTAAAAAAAAACGAGCGTTCAAATAATCGCTCGTTGTCTATAACTCTACTATATCTGTTCGTTTAACGCACGTTCAAGAGTTGAGGTGACCGAAATGTTTTCAAAAGAAATGCCCAGCTGAATAGCCGTTTGGGCAATTTCGGGACGGATTCCGGAAATGGTGCTCTTCACACCGATCAAATTTAGGCTGTCAATGATCTGGAATAATTGCTGGGCGACCATGGTATCCACCATAATGACACCGGAAAGGTCGATGAATAAATGCTCGACATTCCTGTCCACACATTCTGCCAGAGTGTGCTCGAGAATGTACCTTGCCCGTCCCGTATCGATGTCACCGATTAATGGAAGGACACCGGTTTTCTTATTTAATAATATGACCGGGGAGCTGAGTTCCCGGATCATTTCCTGCTGCGCTTTTAAGCGCCTCTGGGAATACTCGTAGTTCTCTTCTGCAAACTTGGAGATGACGATGCTGAACGTTTTTATGATCAGCTCCCTGAAGTCATCGATTCTTCCGGACGGAAACTCATCACCATGCTGACGGACAAACTCCTGTAAAATTCCTAAATACTGATCCTGTGTTCGAAAGAATTCCCTTAGGATATAGTGGGTAGGCGTGGATAAATGTTCATTATCCTTGGCAATTTCTTCAATCCAACGTTCGAAGTTAGACAGAGCATCCTGCCCTACATCTTTAAATAAAACACAAAAGCGTTCGTGAAATTCATGATTTTGCCGTTTTAACGTTTGAATCACATGGGGATCCGTTGAAGCATACACGCCTGAAGAATCACTTTTATCAAGGGAATCATACCAATCCTCTGTCAGTTGCCATGTACGTGCGCTCATAAATTCGTAAAACTTCTC
The DNA window shown above is from Rossellomorea vietnamensis and carries:
- a CDS encoding STAS domain-containing protein, translating into MKVAEKFYEFMSARTWQLTEDWYDSLDKSDSSGVYASTDPHVIQTLKRQNHEFHERFCVLFKDVGQDALSNFERWIEEIAKDNEHLSTPTHYILREFFRTQDQYLGILQEFVRQHGDEFPSGRIDDFRELIIKTFSIVISKFAEENYEYSQRRLKAQQEMIRELSSPVILLNKKTGVLPLIGDIDTGRARYILEHTLAECVDRNVEHLFIDLSGVIMVDTMVAQQLFQIIDSLNLIGVKSTISGIRPEIAQTAIQLGISFENISVTSTLERALNEQI
- a CDS encoding DUF4179 domain-containing protein, producing the protein MAKLETGPVPVSRNYEREMESIIARFEEEKHSFYALARVYTNHHQEMEDLFYRSLIRLEGEGRKRKKAHSAAATKVFLEECQKVSEPSLSSDDDPFHPFHHLGAAEKEAVALVYMKGCDQDDAARILDIPIDEVKSRLFRGIRKLRETMGNGPEVEGCHEYQKHYLDYLGRTMDRPEKVDFEIHIYHCTGCQEDLASFQEVTLALAQLAEETHLPPDVMERVRKRLDQREAQRQKRSKKRKSILLSFAGLFVLLIVTGFITGGFASLYYSYTEDDEQLRAILQHNLGERLDLESESDGVKVTIKSVVADDVQTLVFYEVEDMKGRNRYMMNPYEGVIIENEYDVMKRDEQSSFYSPPRDQENLHNDKKNVYRGTISLQPVSVDEGTIKLQIVRLMQLNEDPSTGEWIGGGEMRFAEGGWSFEIPFEKQTSRVHKLDKKMEVAGIPVRLDQMTIAPTATVLEYSFQEQEKEGRIDMMTFESIEAKDKKWKADQFGGMMYGGASDNEGWNSFKTAFDTLYFDDPKDVTIRFGAAHLFVKDQKVIELDVNKELPDTIEYLGNTITIDDIKIGSPTQVTLTHDLPKDREYENVNYLYYRTAEEEEDYYSIGVSGGDGILMDKDGKKYEPGSYEYEKLDQPRYFETEQTIDFYNDGSSDDVVPTELVIDGYSTTKYLDDSVKVKLD